One window of the Candidatus Microbacterium colombiense genome contains the following:
- a CDS encoding SDR family NAD(P)-dependent oxidoreductase, which yields MNISGNTIFIPGATSGIGLALAVRLHEKGNTVIVGGRRTELLHTIGSAHPGIRTVQIDTTDPASIASAAREVITAHPDLNIVIAMAGIMRVEDWTTPEGFLATAEETVITNVLGPIRLIGAFIEHLQSVPDATIMTVSSGLAFTPLRATPSYNASKAAIHMLSESIRLQLAGTSVKVVELEPPAVRTSLMPGHEDNAHAMPLDDFISEVVELIDARPDATEIQVETVKFLRYGEARGDYAQVVATLNGLDPH from the coding sequence ATGAACATCAGCGGAAACACCATATTCATCCCCGGCGCGACGAGTGGAATCGGACTCGCGCTGGCGGTGCGCCTCCACGAGAAGGGCAACACGGTCATCGTCGGCGGACGCCGCACCGAACTGCTCCACACCATCGGCTCCGCGCATCCCGGCATCCGCACCGTGCAGATCGACACCACCGACCCGGCGAGCATCGCCTCCGCGGCACGCGAGGTCATCACCGCCCACCCGGACCTGAACATCGTGATCGCCATGGCCGGGATCATGCGCGTCGAGGACTGGACGACTCCGGAAGGATTCCTGGCGACCGCCGAGGAGACCGTCATCACCAACGTGCTCGGACCCATCAGGTTGATCGGTGCGTTCATCGAGCACCTGCAGAGCGTCCCGGACGCGACAATCATGACCGTGTCATCCGGACTGGCGTTCACGCCGTTGCGTGCCACGCCGAGCTACAACGCGAGCAAGGCCGCCATCCACATGCTCAGCGAGTCGATCCGGCTGCAGCTCGCGGGCACCAGCGTCAAGGTCGTGGAACTGGAGCCGCCCGCGGTGCGCACCTCGTTGATGCCCGGTCACGAAGACAACGCGCACGCAATGCCGCTGGACGACTTCATCTCGGAGGTCGTCGAGCTGATCGATGCTAGGCCCGATGCCACCGAGATCCAGGTCGAGACGGTCAAGTTCCTCCGCTACGGCGAGGCACGGGGCGACTACGCGCAGGTCGTGGCGACGTTGAACGGCCTCGACCCGCACTGA
- a CDS encoding L-lactate dehydrogenase translates to MEIIENSKLTVVGAGSVGSSVAYAALIRGSARHVALYDIATEKVEAEVLDLAHGTQFTGSSDIIGGSDISVVAGSHVVVITAGAKQRPGQTRIELAEVNAGIIRTMMPQLLDVAPNAVYVIVTNPCDVLTVLAQEETGLPAERIFASGTVLDTSRLRWKLAQRAGVSTASVHAHIIGEHGDTEFPLWSRATIGTVPILEWEMPGHPRISRVELDAIAVDVRDAAYKVIQGKGATNYAIGLSSARIVEAILRDEHAVMPVSTVLNDFHGLGGVALSVPSIVSATGAVPIRNTTFSDEELALLHRSADALAGVAASLRG, encoded by the coding sequence ATGGAGATCATCGAGAACTCGAAGCTCACGGTCGTCGGCGCGGGGAGCGTGGGCTCGAGCGTCGCCTACGCCGCCCTCATCCGCGGATCCGCCCGCCACGTCGCGCTCTACGACATCGCGACGGAGAAGGTCGAGGCCGAGGTCCTCGACCTCGCGCACGGCACGCAGTTCACCGGCTCCAGCGACATCATCGGGGGGAGTGACATCTCCGTGGTCGCCGGCTCCCACGTCGTCGTGATCACGGCGGGCGCGAAGCAGCGCCCCGGGCAGACGCGCATCGAACTCGCCGAGGTCAACGCCGGCATCATCCGCACCATGATGCCGCAGCTACTCGATGTCGCCCCGAATGCCGTCTACGTCATCGTGACGAACCCGTGCGACGTGCTCACCGTGTTGGCGCAGGAGGAGACAGGGTTGCCGGCGGAGCGGATCTTCGCCTCGGGTACGGTGCTCGACACGTCCCGACTCCGATGGAAGCTCGCTCAGCGCGCGGGGGTGTCGACCGCGAGCGTGCACGCCCACATCATCGGCGAGCACGGTGACACCGAGTTCCCGCTGTGGTCGCGGGCGACCATCGGTACGGTGCCGATCCTCGAGTGGGAGATGCCTGGCCATCCGCGGATCAGCAGGGTCGAGCTCGATGCGATCGCCGTCGACGTGCGCGATGCGGCCTACAAGGTGATCCAGGGCAAGGGTGCGACGAACTACGCGATCGGGTTGTCCAGCGCGCGCATCGTGGAGGCGATCCTGCGCGACGAGCACGCGGTCATGCCTGTCAGCACGGTCCTGAACGACTTCCATGGGCTCGGTGGGGTCGCCCTGTCCGTGCCGTCGATCGTGAGCGCGACCGGGGCGGTCCCGATTCGCAACACCACATTCTCCGACGAGGAGCTCGCGTTGCTGCACCGTTCGGCCGATGCCCTCGCCGGCGTCGCGGCATCGTTGAGAGGCTGA
- a CDS encoding ATP-binding protein, giving the protein MQADPPQRATPVAADPGASGRRNPPTMTYGCRRPADRHTGERRRKRALGSTYIETGGHVRVYDDAVRTHASFPLGTYRVGFSSKEGFSLIRIEDLSIGSERVYGGREKKIAKIFRSYALSERSLGVMLSGDKGIGKSLFLRMVAEAAREQGLPVVIVSEDNDGIVEFLDGLDECLILFDEFEKIFPAGRRGLTDGLNRQNQFLSLFDGLSSVKRIYCLSVNDISDVSTYLVNRPGRFHYHLRFDYPGPEEVRQYLVDQAPGADPDEIENVALFSRRARLNYDHLRAIAFELQQPGALFSEIVDDLNIKSVEPGTYRIEARFPDGKVWSDEVEMNLFERGDVGRTFELRNSTRSMFASFVPRDLIFEPDGSIFVPIDRLDLLGDDDEEPEVYPTLVSLALVGQTNYGFGLWPPAEIRSR; this is encoded by the coding sequence GTGCAGGCGGATCCCCCACAGCGCGCAACGCCGGTGGCGGCGGATCCCGGCGCATCCGGCAGGAGAAATCCCCCGACGATGACTTACGGTTGTCGCCGCCCTGCCGATAGACATACCGGGGAGCGAAGAAGGAAGAGGGCGTTGGGAAGCACCTATATCGAGACCGGCGGACACGTCCGCGTCTATGACGACGCCGTGCGCACGCACGCGTCATTCCCGTTGGGCACCTATCGTGTGGGCTTCTCCTCCAAAGAGGGGTTCAGCCTCATCAGGATCGAAGACCTCAGCATCGGATCCGAACGTGTCTACGGCGGACGAGAGAAGAAGATCGCGAAGATCTTCCGCTCGTACGCGCTGTCAGAGCGGAGTCTGGGAGTGATGCTCTCCGGAGACAAGGGCATCGGGAAGTCGCTGTTCCTGCGAATGGTCGCCGAGGCGGCGAGAGAACAGGGGTTGCCGGTCGTCATCGTCTCCGAGGACAACGACGGGATCGTCGAGTTCCTCGACGGCCTCGACGAATGCCTGATCCTCTTCGACGAGTTCGAGAAGATCTTCCCCGCCGGCCGGCGCGGTCTCACGGACGGTCTGAACCGTCAGAACCAGTTCCTGTCCCTGTTCGATGGGCTCTCATCCGTCAAGCGGATCTACTGCCTCTCTGTGAACGACATCTCCGACGTGAGCACCTACCTCGTCAATCGCCCCGGTCGTTTCCACTACCACCTGCGTTTCGACTACCCGGGACCGGAGGAGGTGCGGCAGTATCTGGTCGACCAGGCGCCGGGCGCCGATCCGGACGAGATCGAGAACGTCGCCCTGTTCTCGCGCCGCGCGCGATTGAACTACGACCATCTGCGCGCCATCGCCTTTGAGCTCCAGCAGCCGGGCGCCCTGTTCTCGGAGATCGTCGACGACCTCAACATCAAGTCGGTCGAACCGGGCACCTACCGCATCGAAGCTCGTTTCCCCGACGGCAAGGTCTGGTCCGACGAGGTCGAGATGAATCTGTTCGAGCGCGGCGATGTCGGACGCACGTTCGAGCTGCGCAATTCCACGCGCTCGATGTTCGCCTCGTTCGTGCCGCGCGATCTCATCTTCGAACCGGACGGCAGCATCTTCGTGCCGATCGACAGGCTCGACCTGCTGGGCGACGATGACGAAGAGCCGGAGGTCTATCCCACCCTCGTGAGCCTCGCCCTCGTAGGCCAGACGAACTACGGGTTCGGACTGTGGCCGCCGGCGGAGATCCGTTCGAGGTAG
- a CDS encoding sigma-70 family RNA polymerase sigma factor, giving the protein MPLRARNKLVVEHLHIVGAATARVAARLTHVSRDDLAAAGAVALVRAADRYDASLGVPFGAFARSRINWALKDELRAMDWAPRDVRAGVREVARARERLLASLGRTPTVEDIARMLDIAPTVVRERLADAGRVLTNLDATEVEEVVWNGHLPDEVVIASERDDVLRRAVDALPERKRAIIRAVYFDERTVTDVAAELGVSHAAVSQQRSEAVRMLREAYLERISAGGHSPNP; this is encoded by the coding sequence ATGCCCCTGCGCGCACGCAACAAACTCGTGGTCGAGCACCTGCACATCGTCGGCGCGGCAACCGCGCGCGTCGCTGCACGTCTGACCCACGTCTCGCGCGATGATCTGGCCGCCGCGGGCGCCGTGGCGCTCGTGCGGGCAGCCGACCGGTACGACGCCAGTCTCGGCGTTCCCTTCGGTGCGTTCGCGCGCAGTCGGATCAACTGGGCGCTCAAAGACGAACTGCGCGCGATGGACTGGGCGCCGCGCGACGTCCGCGCCGGCGTGCGAGAGGTCGCGAGGGCGCGAGAGCGACTTCTCGCCAGCCTCGGGCGCACGCCGACCGTGGAGGACATCGCCCGCATGCTCGACATCGCGCCGACGGTCGTGCGGGAACGTCTCGCGGACGCAGGACGCGTGCTGACGAACCTTGATGCGACCGAGGTCGAAGAGGTCGTCTGGAACGGCCATCTGCCCGACGAAGTGGTGATCGCCTCGGAACGCGACGACGTGCTCCGACGCGCCGTCGACGCGTTACCGGAGCGGAAGCGCGCCATCATACGAGCCGTCTATTTCGACGAGCGCACGGTCACCGACGTCGCCGCCGAGCTCGGTGTCTCGCACGCGGCCGTCTCGCAACAGCGTTCCGAGGCGGTGCGGATGCTGCGCGAGGCCTACCTCGAACGGATCTCCGCCGGCGGCCACAGTCCGAACCCGTAG
- a CDS encoding HU family DNA-binding protein encodes MKMSSVKTFDANRVSKREFVQRFARRGGISVFAAQTAYNAMIDELLDLVGQGNTVTLTNFGKFYPQTHKGHRVQFGNDEGTGEVNDYTVLKFSATREVNRRVKVND; translated from the coding sequence ATGAAGATGAGCAGTGTCAAGACGTTCGACGCCAATCGGGTGAGCAAGCGGGAGTTCGTCCAGCGATTCGCCCGCCGCGGGGGGATCTCCGTCTTCGCCGCCCAGACCGCGTACAACGCGATGATCGACGAGCTGCTCGACCTGGTGGGTCAGGGGAACACCGTCACCCTCACCAACTTCGGGAAGTTCTACCCGCAGACCCACAAGGGTCACCGCGTCCAGTTCGGCAACGACGAGGGAACCGGAGAAGTGAACGACTACACGGTGCTGAAGTTCTCCGCGACGCGCGAGGTAAATCGCCGTGTCAAGGTGAACGACTGA
- a CDS encoding flagellar assembly protein FliW, with the protein MMSVLPAAVAVEFASALPGLSPYTAFALEPISGAEGLFALRSVDADVRLFLLDTATVDRGYAPRLPAGVRLEIGAADDEALLLFVVANPSDDGVHVNLRAPIVIRPETGRAVQVILEDQDYPIRALLGQ; encoded by the coding sequence ATGATGTCCGTCCTTCCCGCTGCCGTCGCGGTGGAGTTCGCCTCGGCGTTGCCGGGCCTGAGTCCGTACACCGCCTTCGCACTCGAGCCGATCTCGGGAGCAGAGGGCCTGTTCGCCCTGCGCTCGGTCGATGCGGACGTGCGCCTGTTCCTGCTCGACACAGCGACGGTCGACCGCGGCTACGCCCCTCGGCTCCCTGCGGGGGTCCGCCTCGAGATCGGCGCGGCCGACGACGAGGCGCTCCTGCTCTTCGTGGTCGCGAATCCCTCGGACGACGGCGTCCACGTGAACCTCCGTGCCCCTATCGTCATCCGGCCGGAGACGGGCCGCGCGGTGCAGGTCATCCTCGAGGATCAGGACTATCCGATCCGCGCACTCCTCGGGCAGTGA
- the flgL gene encoding flagellar hook-associated protein FlgL, with protein sequence MIGRITSSTMTQQSLRTLQTNLADRERLQNQAASQRAFRTPSEDPAAAATTLGVHGEQSRVAQYARNLSDGMAWVTTVDTALSASTALLNRARDLTAQGANSGALSPTARESIAQELETISAELLAQANTTVLGRNVFAGTSDAGAAFDPVTFAFAGSAGDGVQRRISDNETVRVDFDGSQAFGEGAGSAFALLTDIAADLRSGANVGSRLDDIDAKLKDVVSARGMTGARQVQIERAASQNLSTSTDLEARRVQVENVDSLEVLVRLKSAELVFQSALQVTATSLQTNLLEFLR encoded by the coding sequence ATGATCGGACGCATCACGAGCAGCACCATGACGCAGCAGTCGCTGCGCACCTTGCAGACGAACCTCGCCGATCGAGAGCGGCTGCAGAACCAGGCGGCCTCGCAGCGCGCGTTCCGGACTCCCAGCGAGGACCCGGCCGCGGCCGCCACGACGCTCGGCGTGCACGGCGAGCAGTCCAGGGTCGCGCAGTACGCGCGCAACCTCAGCGATGGAATGGCCTGGGTCACGACGGTCGACACCGCCCTGTCGGCGAGCACCGCGCTCCTCAACCGCGCGCGGGATCTGACGGCGCAGGGAGCGAACTCCGGGGCGCTCAGCCCCACCGCGCGCGAATCCATCGCTCAGGAGCTCGAGACCATCAGCGCCGAGCTGCTCGCACAGGCCAACACCACGGTGCTCGGACGGAACGTCTTCGCGGGCACGAGCGACGCCGGCGCAGCGTTCGATCCCGTCACCTTCGCCTTCGCCGGCAGTGCAGGAGACGGTGTGCAACGCCGCATCAGCGACAACGAGACCGTGCGCGTCGATTTCGACGGCTCTCAGGCATTCGGCGAAGGGGCAGGCAGTGCATTCGCGCTCTTGACCGACATCGCCGCCGACCTGCGCAGCGGGGCGAACGTCGGATCGCGACTCGACGACATCGACGCGAAGCTCAAGGATGTGGTGTCCGCACGCGGAATGACCGGAGCCCGCCAGGTGCAGATCGAGCGAGCGGCGTCACAGAACCTCTCGACCTCCACCGACCTCGAGGCGCGTCGCGTCCAGGTCGAGAACGTCGACAGCCTCGAAGTGCTCGTGCGTCTGAAATCCGCCGAGCTCGTCTTCCAATCCGCCCTGCAGGTCACGGCCACCTCCCTGCAGACGAACCTTCTGGAGTTCCTCCGATGA
- the flgK gene encoding flagellar hook-associated protein FlgK encodes MSSFAGLRMAESALSAARAGMTVTGQNIANERTAGYTRQRVDQTSVTGPGQTGLWKSGLGIGGGVNVTGIARLGDAVLDARVRDALSTSGFWSARATVAARAESMLAEPTADGLAANLNRFWAGWSDLANTPEPAAAQVVLTNAQVLVGQIAAGYESVAGQWTDLRGQIDRDIADVNAVAGQVATLNGQIRDALQSGRNANELIDQRNVLAQQLSTAVGAKGVVESDGTLTVRVDGNALVSGDVGRPLTVSGPRELSDTGRIVVAWADRPDLTVGVSGGVIGGTISALAPASDGGSLAAVATAYNETAASLAAAVNDLHRSGVTSTGAAGGDFFTIDASGPAALGLRVVPTGLDQLALAAPGGGAKDTTIADRISTLGTAATGPSKTWSSFVTGFAVTVAGDLQRADIADMGAVAAVTAQQSNASVDGDEETINLLTYQTAYQAAARVLTAVDEALDLLINRTGLVGR; translated from the coding sequence ATGTCTTCGTTCGCAGGTCTTCGTATGGCGGAATCCGCTCTCTCCGCCGCTCGGGCGGGCATGACCGTCACCGGTCAGAACATCGCCAATGAACGGACGGCGGGCTACACCCGGCAGCGCGTCGACCAGACCTCCGTCACCGGCCCCGGCCAGACGGGCCTCTGGAAGAGCGGGTTGGGGATCGGCGGCGGCGTGAACGTCACCGGTATCGCCCGACTCGGTGACGCGGTGCTCGACGCCCGAGTGCGCGATGCGCTCTCGACATCGGGATTCTGGAGCGCGAGGGCGACCGTGGCCGCCCGCGCGGAGAGCATGCTGGCGGAGCCGACCGCTGATGGTCTCGCCGCGAACCTCAACCGTTTCTGGGCCGGATGGTCGGATCTCGCCAACACGCCGGAGCCGGCCGCCGCGCAGGTCGTGCTCACCAACGCACAGGTGCTCGTGGGCCAGATCGCCGCGGGCTACGAATCCGTCGCCGGGCAGTGGACCGACCTGCGCGGTCAGATCGACAGGGACATCGCCGATGTGAACGCCGTCGCGGGCCAGGTCGCGACGCTCAACGGGCAGATCCGCGACGCACTGCAGTCCGGTCGCAACGCGAACGAGCTCATCGATCAGCGGAACGTGCTCGCACAGCAGCTGTCGACGGCAGTCGGGGCCAAGGGAGTGGTCGAGAGTGACGGCACCCTCACGGTGCGCGTCGACGGCAACGCGCTCGTGTCGGGAGATGTCGGCCGTCCGCTCACGGTGAGCGGCCCCCGTGAGCTCTCCGACACCGGTCGCATCGTCGTCGCGTGGGCTGACAGGCCCGATCTCACCGTCGGTGTGAGCGGAGGAGTGATCGGGGGGACCATCAGCGCGCTCGCACCCGCGAGTGACGGCGGATCACTCGCGGCGGTCGCCACCGCCTACAACGAGACCGCGGCATCCCTGGCCGCCGCCGTGAACGACCTGCACCGGTCCGGCGTCACCAGCACCGGCGCGGCGGGTGGTGATTTCTTCACCATCGACGCCTCGGGACCGGCGGCACTGGGCCTGCGAGTCGTTCCCACCGGACTCGACCAGCTCGCCCTCGCTGCACCGGGCGGAGGCGCGAAGGACACCACGATCGCAGATCGCATCAGCACACTCGGGACCGCAGCGACGGGGCCGAGCAAGACGTGGTCGAGCTTCGTCACCGGATTCGCCGTCACCGTGGCCGGCGACCTGCAGCGCGCTGACATCGCCGACATGGGAGCGGTGGCTGCGGTGACGGCGCAGCAGTCCAATGCGTCGGTGGACGGCGACGAGGAGACCATCAACCTGCTGACCTATCAGACGGCCTATCAGGCGGCGGCCCGCGTGCTCACAGCCGTCGATGAGGCACTGGACCTGCTGATCAATCGCACCGGCCTCGTCGGCCGCTGA
- the flgN gene encoding flagellar export chaperone FlgN yields the protein MAAHDLSMQLLRERELLEMLLFKLDEQQMLLATGRNRWIRHASTEIERVLAAMPTVALSRDALVVATADEWGAPEATTLRELIDASPTEGWREVLTGHLTVMTALADEIEQMKQINEQRLRTAIRVTQETIAGLGVPSGEYTPAGDVVRDGDARLLDTRM from the coding sequence GTGGCCGCCCACGACCTGAGCATGCAACTGCTGCGGGAGCGCGAACTGCTCGAGATGCTGCTCTTCAAGCTCGACGAGCAGCAGATGCTCCTGGCGACCGGCCGAAACCGGTGGATCCGTCATGCCTCCACCGAGATCGAGCGCGTGCTCGCCGCGATGCCGACCGTCGCGCTCTCCCGTGATGCGCTGGTCGTCGCGACCGCGGACGAATGGGGTGCCCCGGAAGCCACGACGCTGCGCGAGCTGATCGACGCATCGCCGACGGAGGGATGGCGCGAGGTGCTCACCGGGCACCTGACCGTGATGACCGCGCTCGCGGACGAGATCGAGCAGATGAAGCAGATCAACGAGCAGCGGCTGCGCACGGCGATCCGCGTCACTCAGGAGACGATCGCCGGACTGGGCGTTCCCTCGGGCGAGTACACCCCAGCGGGCGATGTCGTGCGCGACGGCGACGCCCGACTTCTCGACACCCGGATGTGA
- the csrA gene encoding carbon storage regulator CsrA: MLVLTRRANESIVIGDDITVTILAVTPSGVRIGIDAPRDMRINRAEIVVAVSDANQEAVQASADESAESALLGALGRLTSAP; the protein is encoded by the coding sequence ATGCTGGTGCTGACGAGGCGCGCGAACGAGAGCATCGTGATCGGCGACGACATCACGGTCACGATCCTGGCGGTGACACCCAGCGGTGTGCGCATCGGCATCGATGCCCCGCGGGACATGCGCATCAACCGCGCCGAGATCGTGGTGGCGGTGAGCGACGCCAATCAGGAGGCCGTGCAGGCGTCTGCCGACGAATCCGCAGAGAGTGCCCTGCTCGGTGCGCTGGGTCGCCTCACCTCTGCGCCCTGA
- a CDS encoding flagellar biosynthesis protein FlhA, whose product MFGQILSKGAVPVGVVGIILLLIVPIPTPLLDVLIVVNISFALLILLTAMFVKKPLDFSVFPSLLLVATLFRLGLNVASTRLVLSEAHAGQVIQAFGQITISGSLVIGAVIFLILTVIQFVVVTKGAERVAEVGARFTLDAMPGKQMAIDADLNAGLITDSEARRRRAEVAAEADFYGAMDGASKFVKGDAIAGIVIVIINFVGGIIIGMAQHGMEMTDALETYSILTIGDGLVTQIPALLMAVSTGMIVTRENVEAEMGQAAARQLLQSRNALVITGLAAIAMGFIPGMPLLVFAGIGAVLLFAASRVKANEDREAALEADTRQQEAVEAGSEGPEELMDRMRVHALEISLSPDIVDLASGGAGDLLTRVKSLRRKLALDIGILMPPVRTRDNIELPAQTYAILIAGVEVGRGAVPREHVLAIGTGLEQLPGDVVVDPVFGLEGKWVPAEMSHAADMAGATVIDRASVIITHLSDVVQSQAHRLLSLEDVRQLTEHLKQSSPTTVEELTPAVLSLAGIQRVLAGLLAERVPINDLARIYEALALRGKTSTETPGLIDAARAALGPAIAARFAEDGRLRVVMFEPMLEQQMLESMRVVDGQPQIVLAPEATLQVLEGVRRTVGELAQSGPEPVLVCAPSLRQAVRRMIASQVDGLPVLSYDEAGSGGLATDVVGVVRATQSALPSSAV is encoded by the coding sequence ATGTTCGGTCAAATACTGTCCAAGGGAGCCGTCCCGGTCGGTGTCGTCGGCATCATCCTGTTGCTCATCGTGCCCATCCCCACTCCGCTGCTGGACGTGCTGATCGTGGTGAACATCTCGTTCGCGCTCCTCATCCTCCTCACGGCCATGTTCGTGAAGAAGCCACTCGACTTCTCGGTGTTCCCGAGCCTCCTGCTGGTCGCGACGCTGTTCCGCCTGGGCCTCAACGTCGCCTCGACGCGCCTGGTGCTGAGCGAGGCCCATGCGGGGCAGGTGATCCAGGCCTTCGGGCAGATCACGATCAGCGGGTCTCTGGTGATCGGAGCGGTCATCTTCCTGATCCTCACCGTGATCCAGTTCGTGGTGGTCACGAAGGGTGCGGAACGTGTGGCCGAGGTGGGTGCGCGCTTCACCCTCGATGCGATGCCCGGCAAGCAGATGGCGATCGATGCCGACCTGAACGCCGGACTGATCACCGATTCCGAGGCGCGCAGACGCCGCGCGGAGGTCGCCGCCGAGGCCGACTTCTACGGTGCGATGGACGGCGCATCGAAGTTCGTCAAGGGCGACGCCATCGCGGGCATCGTGATCGTGATCATCAACTTCGTCGGCGGCATCATCATCGGCATGGCCCAGCACGGCATGGAGATGACCGACGCGCTGGAGACCTACAGCATCCTGACGATCGGCGATGGTCTGGTCACTCAGATCCCCGCACTGCTCATGGCCGTCTCCACCGGCATGATCGTGACGCGCGAGAACGTCGAGGCCGAGATGGGCCAAGCTGCCGCGCGGCAGCTGCTCCAGTCGCGAAACGCCCTCGTGATCACGGGCCTCGCGGCGATCGCGATGGGGTTCATCCCCGGGATGCCGCTGCTGGTGTTCGCGGGGATCGGCGCCGTGTTGTTGTTCGCCGCCTCGCGTGTCAAAGCCAACGAGGATCGCGAAGCCGCGCTCGAAGCGGACACGAGGCAGCAGGAGGCGGTCGAGGCCGGCTCCGAGGGGCCGGAGGAGCTGATGGACCGCATGCGGGTGCATGCCCTGGAGATCTCCCTCTCGCCCGACATCGTCGATCTGGCGTCCGGGGGAGCGGGCGACCTGTTGACCCGGGTGAAATCCCTCCGGCGCAAGCTCGCACTCGACATCGGCATCCTCATGCCGCCGGTGCGCACGCGCGACAACATCGAGCTGCCTGCTCAGACGTATGCGATCCTCATCGCGGGCGTCGAGGTGGGTCGGGGGGCCGTGCCGCGGGAGCACGTGCTGGCGATCGGGACGGGACTCGAGCAGCTCCCGGGCGACGTCGTGGTCGACCCCGTGTTCGGCCTCGAGGGCAAGTGGGTTCCCGCGGAGATGTCGCACGCCGCTGACATGGCGGGAGCCACCGTCATCGACCGCGCGAGCGTCATCATCACGCACCTGTCGGACGTGGTGCAGAGTCAGGCACATCGCCTGCTGTCGCTCGAGGACGTGCGCCAGCTCACCGAGCACCTCAAGCAGTCCAGCCCGACGACGGTCGAGGAGCTGACGCCCGCGGTGCTGTCGTTGGCGGGGATCCAGCGCGTGCTCGCCGGACTTCTCGCGGAGCGGGTTCCGATCAACGACCTCGCCCGCATCTACGAGGCGCTGGCACTGCGTGGCAAGACGTCGACGGAGACTCCTGGTCTGATCGACGCCGCGCGTGCGGCTCTGGGGCCGGCGATCGCCGCGCGATTCGCCGAGGACGGGCGACTCCGTGTCGTCATGTTCGAGCCGATGCTGGAGCAGCAGATGCTCGAGAGCATGCGTGTCGTCGACGGGCAGCCGCAGATCGTGCTTGCGCCGGAGGCGACGCTGCAGGTGCTGGAAGGGGTTCGTCGGACGGTCGGAGAGCTCGCACAATCGGGACCGGAACCCGTTCTCGTCTGTGCGCCGTCGCTGCGTCAGGCGGTGCGCAGGATGATCGCATCGCAGGTGGATGGTCTCCCTGTGCTCTCGTACGACGAGGCCGGTTCCGGGGGGCTCGCGACCGACGTGGTCGGCGTCGTGAGAGCGACGCAGTCGGCGTTGCCGAGCAGCGCGGTATAG